CAGCATGAATAGCTTCTTCAGCTAATATATCTTCAGCATTTGAAACAGCTTCTTCAACAGCAGCAGGCGCCTCAATTAACTTAATCTCCTCTTCAACCACAGCTGCCTCATGAACACTGTCAGCAACAATAATATCTTCAACTGGATGATCCTCCCCTGTAGTCAAAGCCGGATCAATATCCACATCCGCTTCTTCAATAGCGGCAGCTAATTCAACATTTTCACCCACATATCCCTCTGTAGCAGCATTGATATGATCAACACTTACATGCCCGCCAGCCAAAGCTTCATCCGATGCCTCAGCATATGCTATAAACTCCGGCTCTTCCACTCTGACAACACCATCCGCCACCTCCTGATCACGCGCATCCGTCAAGCCATCTTCATCAACCAAACCACTCTCAGCAACAGGTGCTACAGCCACTTCATTCACCACGGCCTCAGCAACAGGTGCCGCAGCTACTTCACTCACCATAGCCTCAGCAACAGGTGCTATCGCTGCTTCATTCACCACGGCCTCAGCAACAGGTGCCGCAGCCGCTTCACGCATCACAGGCGCTTCATCCACCACAGGCGCTGTTGCCGCAGCAACCTCGTCTCCAACCTCATTCTCTTCATTGCTGATTTCCCTGATGGCATCCTCTATGGTCAACTGCTGTAACAAACCAGCAGCATTTTCATTTTCCAGATCTGGTTCAACATCTCCCATTTTGGGAACAGGAACAGGAGCAGAGGGAGTAGTATCACCCACAACCGAAACCTCGCGTTTCAGCTTTATCTTAATTCCTATTTTATCATCGGCAAAAACAAGTGTGTTGCTGTCAGGCGCACTGGCTGTAACCGGTTCCGGCGCAGGAACAACCGTCACAGCTTTTTTCTTCTGTGCTGGCGCAACCGGCTGCGGCTCCGAATCAAACCCAAATAAATCTAACTGTCGCATGGTGTAAAAATAATAATCATTTATCCTGCAAACGAAGTTTATGGCGGTTAGTGGATAAGATGTAAGTATCTTATGAACGACGTATGTTTGTAAAAAGTATGTCAATGAGGCAATCCACAGTAATTTGTGTATGCGGCGCCGGTACAATGGGCAGTGGTATAGCCCAGCTTTCTGCACAGGCAGGCTTCACCACCATCCAGTTCGATGTGTCGGAACCTATGCTTGAAAAAAGCAGGCAACAGATCATTGCAAGTCTCGATACCCTTGTCACAAAAGGAAAAATAAGCAGCGATGAAAAAGCCGGAACCCTTTCCAGGCTCCACTTTACAAGCGACATACAGTCCTGCCGCGCCGATGTGATCATTGAAGCGATCGTAGAAAAAATGGAAATAAAAACTACCCTCTTCACACAGCTCGCAGCCATCAATTCACCGTCAACGATCCTTGCCTCCAATACATCGTCCATCTCCATCTCCAGTCTTGCCGCAGGCATTCCTCACCCGGAAAGAGTAGCAGGCCTGCATTTCTTCAATCCCGCCCCGGTGATGAAACTGGTGGAAATTGTAAAAGGAAATGCCACCAGCCAGCAAACCATAACACAGCTCCGGGAACTGGCAAAGGCAATGGGTAAAACCACGGTAGTATGTAAAGATGCACCCGGCTTTATCGTAAACCGCGTAGCACGTCCCTACTACCTCGAAGCATTACGCCTCGCCGAACAGGGCTTCACCCATCCCGCCCAGGCCGATCGCCTCCTCGAAGCAACAGGTTTTAAAATGGGCCCCTTTAAATTAATGGACCTGATAGGAATGGATGTTAACTTTGCCGTGAGTAATATTGTATGGGAGGCATTAGGACAACCTCCCAGGCTAAAGCCTTCTGCACTGCAACAACAGAAAGTCAGTGAAGGAAATCTGGGCCGTAAGACAGGGAAGGGGTTTTATGAGTACAACTGATCATCAACCAACAGGGAACAAACTATGATACTGATAACGGGCGCAACAGGACTCGTAGGTCAGCACCTGGCGCAAGCCCTGGTGCAGCAGCAGCAGAAAATAAGAGCGATATACCGGTCTGAAATTCCAACCTTTAAGGGAGCAGACAAGATCGAATGGGTAAAGGCCGATATCCTCGATATCTTAACCCTCGAACCCGCCATGGAAAACATCACCGATGTATACCACTGCGCCGCCGTTGTTTCTTTTCACCCCTCCAATAAAAACATCCTCTATAAAACCAATATCAACGGTACCGCAAATGTCGTGAACGCCTGCATACAGGCCGGCATCCGGAAACTGGTATACGTGAGTTCAGTAGGCGCGCTTGGAAGAATGCGCAAGGAACAAACCATCAACGAAACAATGCACTGGACGCCCGAATCCAGTAACAGCGAATACGGCAGAAGTAAATATCTCGCCGAAATGGAAGTATGGCGCGGTATAGCAGAAGGCTTACAGGCCGTTATCGTAAACCCGGTGATCATACTCGGCGCAGGCGACTGGAACAAAGGCTCCGCAGGACTCTTTAAATCCGCCTATAAAGAATTTCCCTGGTATACCGAAGGCGTTTCAGGATTCGTAGATGTTGCCGACGTGGTAAAGGCAATGATCAGCCTCATGGAAAGCGATATAGCAGGACAACGCTTCATCCTCTGTGCCGAAAATAGCAGCTATAGAGAACTCTTCAGCAACATGGCCCGCTGCTTCGGCAAAAAACCACCGCATAAAAAAGTAACCCCGTTTATGGCTGCGCTGGTATGGCGTCTTGAAGCTGTTAAGGGACTTATCACAGGTAAAGCGCCCTTATTAACCAAAGAAACAGCACACACAGCGCAGGCCAGGGTATATTTCGATAACAGTAAACTGCTCAGCTACCTGCCGCAGTTCCGGTATACACCGTTACAGCAGTCCGTTACCAATATCTGCCACGAACTGCAGCAGAAGTATAACTT
This Filimonas effusa DNA region includes the following protein-coding sequences:
- a CDS encoding 3-hydroxyacyl-CoA dehydrogenase family protein, which translates into the protein MRQSTVICVCGAGTMGSGIAQLSAQAGFTTIQFDVSEPMLEKSRQQIIASLDTLVTKGKISSDEKAGTLSRLHFTSDIQSCRADVIIEAIVEKMEIKTTLFTQLAAINSPSTILASNTSSISISSLAAGIPHPERVAGLHFFNPAPVMKLVEIVKGNATSQQTITQLRELAKAMGKTTVVCKDAPGFIVNRVARPYYLEALRLAEQGFTHPAQADRLLEATGFKMGPFKLMDLIGMDVNFAVSNIVWEALGQPPRLKPSALQQQKVSEGNLGRKTGKGFYEYN
- a CDS encoding NAD-dependent epimerase/dehydratase family protein, coding for MILITGATGLVGQHLAQALVQQQQKIRAIYRSEIPTFKGADKIEWVKADILDILTLEPAMENITDVYHCAAVVSFHPSNKNILYKTNINGTANVVNACIQAGIRKLVYVSSVGALGRMRKEQTINETMHWTPESSNSEYGRSKYLAEMEVWRGIAEGLQAVIVNPVIILGAGDWNKGSAGLFKSAYKEFPWYTEGVSGFVDVADVVKAMISLMESDIAGQRFILCAENSSYRELFSNMARCFGKKPPHKKVTPFMAALVWRLEAVKGLITGKAPLLTKETAHTAQARVYFDNSKLLSYLPQFRYTPLQQSVTNICHELQQKYNL